A genome region from Brassica oleracea var. oleracea cultivar TO1000 chromosome C2, BOL, whole genome shotgun sequence includes the following:
- the LOC106324976 gene encoding CDP-diacylglycerol--inositol 3-phosphatidyltransferase 1, with the protein MTKKERPRPEKLSVYLYIPNIVGYMRVLLNCVAFAVCFSNKTLFSLLYFFSFCCDAVDGWCARRFNQVSTFGAVLDMVTDRVSTACLLVVLSQVYRPSLVFLSLLALDIASHWLQMYSTFLAGKSSHKDVKDSTSWLFRLYYGNRIFMCYCCVSCEVLYIILLLIAKNQTENLVNVVVSTLTQISPLSLLLALTIFGWSMKQTVNIIQMKTAADVCVLYDIEKQQKKP; encoded by the exons ATGACGAAGAAGGAGAGACCTAGACCAGAGAAGTTGTCCGTTTACCTTTATATACCTAACATTGTTG GGTACATGAGAGTTCTCTTGAACTGTGTTGCCTTTGCTGTCTGTTTCTCTAACAAAACACTCTTCTCCCTCCTCTATTTCTTCAG CTTTTGTTGTGATGCTGTGGATGGCTGGTGCGCTCGTAGATTCAACCAAG TTTCAACGTTTGGAGCTGTTCTCGACATGGTCACAGATAG AGTTAGCACGGCCTGTCTACTCGTGGTTCTCTCTCAAGTCTACAG GCCTAGCTTGGTCTTCCTTTCATTACTGGCTTTAGATATTGCTAGTCACTGGCTGCAGATGTACAG TACGTTTCTAGCAGGGAAGAGCAGCCATAAGGATGTGAAAGACAGCACAAGCTGGCTTTTCAGACTCTACTATGGAAACCGGATTTTCATGTGTTATTGCTGTGTTTCTTGCGAG GTTCTGTATATCATCCTTCTTCTCATTGCAAAGAACCAAACCGAGAACCTCGTGAAT GTCGTAGTTTCCACTTTAACTCAGATCTCACCACTCTCTCTTCTTCTAGCTTTGACAATATTCGGTTGGTCCATGAAACAAACAGTCAATATCATTCAG ATGAAAACAGCTGCAGATGTCTGTGTACTGTATGATATAGAGAAGCAGCAGAAGAAACCTTGA
- the LOC106323571 gene encoding F-box/kelch-repeat protein At4g39560-like — protein MWWNCTNKWKKSSSPPCALSLLPDDILLNCFATVSRSDHASLSLVNKWLRSLLLSPEIYQERTLMGCTENCIFLCLSIPSDTFVRWFAFYPKALNNRLVPIRPHLYQPQEASSVVAYGCGIYIIGGMIGGSRSSRAFFLDCRFHTWSNLPCMGVPRAYAAAGVVDGKIYVFGGCEDSNSDKWGEVFDPNTQTWDVLPKRPKEPYSSVIHESVVREEKKVFSLNEKGNGLLYIPREGIWKKGKSDAYRPRRGWHVIENVMYCCVTGGRILWCQASELEWHEPNVIKWREVMGLKDLKDTLCASKLVNYGWGLLEEQLDDLLPGHKLSNSGPNMLLFWDVHAPGKLEIWCAEISLQRRKEKGEIWGNLEWSEVVTTLVAPHPLPEHQHHCKILHSLTLNL, from the coding sequence ATGTGGTGGAATTGTACGAATAAGTGGAAGAAGTCTTCTTCTCCGCCTTGTGCGTTATCGTTATTACCAGACGATATCCTTCTGAATTGCTTCGCCACTGTCTCAAGATCTGACCACGCGTCTTTATCTCTAGTCAACAAGTGGCTACGCTCTCTACTGCTTTCCCCTGAGATCTACCAAGAACGAACACTTATGGGTTGCACCGAAAACTGCATCTTCCTATGTTTAAGCATCCCTTCAGACACGTTTGTTCGTTGGTTTGCCTTCTACCCAAAAGCTCTAAATAATCGGTTGGTTCCAATCCGGCCACACTTGTATCAGCCTCAGGAAGCATCCTCCGTAGTGGCTTATGGTTGCGGGATCTATATAATCGGTGGGATGATTGGCGGGAGTCGATCGTCCAGGGCATTTTTCCTCGATTGCCGGTTTCATACGTGGAGCAATCTCCCCTGCATGGGTGTACCTCGAGCTTATGCTGCCGCGGGCGTGGTGGACGGGAAGATATACGTTTTTGGAGGGTGCGAGGACTCCAATTCGGACAAATGGGGAGAAGTTTTCGACCCAAATACACAGACTTGGGATGTACTGCCAAAGCGGCCGAAGGAACCATACTCTTCAGTTATTCACGAAAGCGTTGTGAGGGAGGAGAAGAAGGTTTTCTCTTTGAATGAGAAAGGTAATGGTTTGCTCTATATTCCGAGGGAAGGCATATGGAAAAAAGGGAAGTCGGATGCCTACAGACCTAGAAGGGGTTGGCATGTGATAGAGAATGTCATGTACTGTTGTGTAACTGGTGGGAGGATACTGTGGTGTCAGGCAAGCGAGTTGGAGTGGCACGAGCCGAATGTGATAAAGTGGAGAGAGGTGATGGGATTGAAGGATTTAAAGGACACTCTATGTGCCTCCAAACTGGTCAACTATGGTTGGGGATTGCTGGAAGAACAACTTGACGATTTGCTTCCCGGTCACAAACTGAGCAACTCTGGTCCCAACATGTTACTTTTCTGGGATGTGCATGCTCCTGGGAAATTGGAGATTTGGTGTGCTGAGATATCTTTACAAAGGCGCAAAGAGAAAGGCGAGATTTGGGGGAACCTTGAGTGGTCTGAAGTAGTCACGACGCTCGTTGCTCCTCATCCTCTACCTGAGCATCAGCATCACTGTAAAATTTTGCATTCTCTGACTCTCAATCTCTGA